The following DNA comes from Thermococcus piezophilus.
ATGGGCAAATAGAGAGGATGTTGGTGAGATATCCAGCACGTTTTCTCCATCGTTCAGGTTTAACCACAAATCTATAGTCTCTGCGTTGTCTGGGATGTCAAAGGTGAACTTTGCTATTGCCTGCTCTTCTAGATTGCTGAAAATATTTTCTCCAAGGAGGGTTCTCTTTTCGTAGTCTGTGGTCATATATGCAAGTTGTGAGGTGTATACTTCTTGATATCTTCCGTTTATGAGTGTAAACGTTTTTAAGCTGACGTCTCCGCTAACTGCATCGAGTTCCCGGTACTTAAATATATAGACAGTCATCGTTGCGTCTCTAAACGGCTCTATATCCTCCGCGTTGCACCACCCGTCTCTTTCACTGTCTGTAATAACTGTAACGTTCATTCTGTAGGTTTCCCCGACCTTTCCGTACTTGTCTACGTGGGTGAACTCAATGGTAACGTTTTCTTGGCAGTTGATGTAATTGTATAGGACGAGATTCTTCTGAGGGCACCTGGGGAACGGGAAAACTGAAGCGTTCGCCAACGTTTACCCACACGTTTACAGTATCCCCCTCGGGGTCATAAACATAAACCTGGCCGGTGTTGTTCTCGTTGGCGTACACTTGGCCTGGAAATTCAACGCTCTCAATCCTCGGTGGGGAGTTGGACCTCACGTAGATCTTTCTGCTCCACTCGCTCGTTGAGCCGTCTTCGGCGGTCATTATTATCGTGAAGTTGTGATAGCCTGCAGTTGGCTGGCTCCAGATTAGATAAATCCATCCTACTTTTTATGGGCGTAGATGAATCCTCTACTGAACTCATCAACTTTAGCCCCCATCAACCAAAAGCGTGAGCTGTATATCTTGAGTTGTATCTGTTGGATTTTTGGCTGTGATGTTGAACCTCAGGGGATAATCCATTACCGGAGTGTTATACCTTACTTCACTGATATATGGGTGGGGAGTAGCGTCTACGTGGAATGTCTTTCCAATGGTGGCAGTTTCTCCGTTGTAGTCTGGAACGAACCTGACTACCAGCGTGTGGTTTCCGGGAGTTGCTGTCCATACCTTGTAAACGCTGTAGTATCTTACACTGTATTTCTCACGCTCACGTCTCTTTCAGTCCTTACCAGCGTACCGTCTACGTATACCTCTATAGTTCCGGTCCCGTCGAGTGCACCCCTGTTGTCCAGTTTCAAGGTCAGCGACATGTATTCCCCGTCTATCGGCGGATCTGGGTGTATTGTAATCCCCTCAATGGCAATCTCCGGTGATGCGTAGTACTGGTATCTTGAAATCACATTGCCCCAAGCGTCTATAAGGTACAGGACATCGCCATCGTTGTTTAGTATCGCGCTTTCTGGAGAGCTGGCTATCAAAATTTTTATGGGAGTGTAGGGGATGCGGAACTGCTGAGTTCTATTGAATGATCCCTGCCAAAAGCATCGATGCAATTATCTTTGGGTGTGTTCTTTATCCAGCAGCTTGGGTTGTTATATGCATAATCATCGAGAAGGTGCCACCCTTCTAAGCTCTGAGATATAGAGCTGGGGTTATACAGGTAGGCATACTCGCCGGTTCCATCGTTGGTTAGATACTTAACGTCTATTATTTGAACCATGGAGCTGGTTGAAAGGAGTTCAACCTTAAACTCGTCGTTAATGCTCTCCGTTGATTGGACTGAATACGTGCTGACATCTTTTTCCCTTTGAATGGCTTCCAACGCTCTCCTTGGATTCCTCCAGAGGTAAGTTTTTATTATGGTGGGCTCGGTGCCGTTGTACCACTAGATCTGGAATATCAAGTCGGTTCCGTTCCAATGTGCGTTTCTGATCCTCATGTTCTCTGAAATCACCATTTCCCCGTTCAGTGTGCCGTTGAGAAGGGCTTCCATTAGCTTTAGTATTGCCCTTTTTTCCTCTGGAGCGGCGGTCTGGAGAGCGTTTAGGCACTTCTCGAAGAGTGGGTTAATAACGCCCCTTTCATTTTGGATGTCTGATGAGGCTCCTGTTGTCTGTGGCAGGCCGCTCAGTACGAGCAGCACGGCGAGAACTACTACAACCAATCGCCTCATCTGTATCACTAGGGAAGGTCGTTGTATTGTGAGTATTGGAGATTGTGGATAAAAACATTTAGGAGACAAATTAAATTATTACTCAAAGTGTTGTTCAAATGCCTTCCTCAGCCGCTTGACCTCTTCCCCGCTCATCCTGTTCTTCTCCCAGCGTTCCTTTAGGCTGAGGTTCTCGTCCTCCAAATCTAGAACGGCCTTCCTGACGCCGCCCCGCGGGTGCCTGCAGTCTCCCTCCCATCTTGGAATCACATGCATGTGAAGGTGGGGAACCGTCTGCCCGCCGCCCTCCCAAGGTTAATGCCAATGTTAAACGCATCAGGCTTGAGTGCCTTCTTCAGCCTCTCTATCGCGAGGTCTATGCCCCTGACCAGTGTGGCCTTCTCTTCTTCTGTCAGGTCTTCCCAGCGCTCGACGTGCCTCCTTGGAACCACTAGGAGATGCCCCCTGTTTGCTGGATACGAGTCAATCAGGATTCTGATTAGCCCGTCTTCGTAGAGTATCAATTCCTCCCGGGGGTTGCAGAAGGGACAGTCCATGCCAACACCAAAGGCTTAAAACCACCTCGGAATAAAAACCCCTCGGTGGATGAGATGGACGAGAGGCTCGATGCTTTAAAGAAGACATATCAAAAGTTCCTCGCCACTGGACTCGGGCTGATGCTCGTGGCGTTCGCGCTTATGATACTCCAGCCCCGCGACAGGTCGGTTTCGCTGGTCTTGGCAGTCATTGTCTTCCTGCTTGCCTTCATCCCGCTGGAGATTGCAAAGAGGATCGCCAGAAAGATGGCGGTTATGGCCCTTAGGGGAGAATAGAAAAGCTTAATTAGGCGGTTCGAGAATTATCCCAAGAGAGTGGAAGGTATTGCGATAATCCATAGAGGTGATGTAAAATGGCGTTTGTGCCACCGCAGGCAGGCTACGACAGGGCTATTACCGTTTTCAGCCCTGACGGAAGGCTTTTCCAGGTGAACTATGCGAGGGAGGCAGTTAAGAGAGGAGCCACCGCGGTCGGTGTCAAGTGGAAGGATGGTGTCGTTCTGGCCGTTGAAAAAAGGATTACCAGCAAGCTCATAGAGCCGAGCAGCTACGAGAAGATATTCCAGATAGACGACCACATCGCGGCAGCTCCTAGCGGTATAATAGCTGACGCGAGGGTTCTCGTTGATAGGGCCCGCGTGGAGGCTCAGGTCTACAGACTGACATACGGCGAACCAGTCCCGCTTACCGTTCTGGTGAAGAAGATATGTGACCTCAAGCAGGCCCACACCCAGTACGGCGGTGTGAGGCCATTCGGTGCCGCCCTCCTTATGGCGGGGGTTAATGAAAAGCCCGAGCTTTTTGAAACCGATCCGAGTGGTGCCTACTTCGAGTGGAAGGCCGTTGCCATAGGCAGCGGCAGGAACACGGCAATGGCCATCTTCGAGGAACACTACAGCGACGACTTTGACATGGAAGGAGCGGTAAAACTCGCCATCCTCGCCCTCGCGAAGACCCTCGAGGAGCCAACCCCAGACAGCATAGAGGTTGCTTATATAACCATGGAAGACAAGCGCTGGAAGAAGCTCGACAAGGACGAAGTCGCCAAGTACCTCGACGAAATCCTTGAGGAGATCAAGGAGGAGGAAGTCGAGGAAAAGGAAGAGGATTACTCGGAGCTCGACAGCAACTACTGAGGTGAGGGCAATGCCCATCAGTGTTGACAAGGCAGTGATAGCGCGATTGAAGACCCACGGCGAGATCTTCGAGATACTCGTCGATCCTTACTTAGCGAGGGACTTCAAGGAAGGCAAGGACGTCCCCATAGAGGAAATCCTTGCCACTCCCTACGTTTTTAAGGACGCCCACAAGGGCGACAAAGCGAGTGAGCACGAAATGGAGAAGGTATTCGGCACCAGCGACCCCTACGAGGTAGCCAAGGTGATCCTCCGTAAAGGGGATGTCCAGCTCACCGCTGATCAGAGGCGCCAGATGCTCGAAGAGAAGAGGCGCTATATAGCGACGATAATCCACAGGCATGCCGTTGATCCAAGGACTGGTTTTCCCCATCCCGTAGACAGGATTCTACGTGCGATGCAGGAAGCCGGTGTCCACGTGGACCTCTTCAAGGACGCAGAGGCTCAGGTTCCCAACATCATCAGGGCAATAAGACCGATTCTGCCGCTCAAGATGGAGATGAAGGTCATCGCGGTTAAGATACCAGGGGACTACGTCGGCAAGGCATATGGTGAAGTCAGGAAGTTCGGAACCATAAAGCGCGAGGAATGGGCCAGCGACGGTTCGTGGATGTTCCTCATTGAGATTCCCGGTGGGGTTGAGGAGGAATTTTATGAAAAGCTAAACGCCCTTACAAAGGGTAACGCTATAACTAAACTTATAGAGAGGAAGGGACTATGAGGAGGATTTTTGTAAAAAATAGGGAATTAGTGGTTCCAGGAACACTCTTGGCACAGGGGCCGTTTAAGAGCGGTAGAGGTACCTTCAGGGAAGGAAACAGGATTTACTCGACTGTTGTAGGACTCGTTGAGATAAGGAACGACTCCATAAGGGTAATCCCACTCGAGGGGCCCTACATTCCAGAAGTCGGCGACAACGTCATCGGCAAGATAATAGACGTGAAGTTCTCCAACTGGATGGTTGATATCGGTGCGCCGTATCAGGCGAGTCTCCGCGTTCAAGATGCCGTGGAGGAGAGAATCGACATCCTCAAGACGGATCTCAGGAAGATATTCGATATCGGCGACATAATCTACGCCAAAATAAAAGCCTACAACGAGATAAACCAGATAGACCTGACCACAAAGGGAATGCCCTTCAAGGGTGGGCCGCTTAGGGGCGGCCAGATAGTCGAAATAACGCCCTCTAAGGTTCCGAGGCTTATAGGAAAGGGCGGTTCGATGATAAACCTCATCAAGAAGCTGACAGGTACGAGGATAATTGTCGGTCAGAACGGATGGGTGTGGGTCAGCGGAAGGAACGAGGAGCTCGAAAAGCTCGCCATAGAGGCCATCCTCAAGGTGGACAGGGAGAGCCACACCCAGGGGCTCACCGACAGGGTCAAGGAGTTCCTCCAGTCGAGGCTCATGGAGCTAAAGGAGCAGAGTGTTATTGAGGAGATACCTCAGATTGAAGAGCCAACCGCGGGAGAGGGTGAAGGAGAATGATGGGCAAGCCTAGGGATTTGAAGCTCATAGATGAAAACGGCAGAAGGGTAGATGGAAGAAAGAAGTACGAACTCAGACCGATTAAGATGGAGGTCGGCGTGCTTAAGAACGCCGACGGTTCGGCCTACGTTGAATGGGGTAAGAATAAGATTCTTGCTGCTGTGTACGGTCCGAGAGAGATTCATCCAAAGCACCTCCAGAGGCCGGACAGGGCTATTCTTCGCGTCCGCTACAATATGGCTCCCTTCAGCGTCGAGGAGAGGAAGAAGCCCGGGCCTGACAGGAGGAGCGTCGAGATAAGCAGGGTCATACGCGGAGCCCTTGAGCCAGCTTTAATCCTCGAAATGTTCCCTAGGACCGCTGTAGACATATTCATCGAGGTTCTCCAGGCGGATGCGGGAACTAGGGTGGCCGGAATTACTGCTGCTTCCCTCGCCCTCGCCGATGCAGGCATACCGATGAGGGACCTCGTCTCTGCCTGTGCTGCCGGAAAGATAGAGGGTGAGATAGTGCTCGACCTCAACAAGGAGGAGGACAACTACGGTGAGGCAGATGTGCCAGTGGCCATAATGCCCCTCAAGAACGACATAACACTCCTCCAGATGGACGGATACCTTACCAAGGACGAGTTTGTGGAAGCGGTAAGGCTGGCCATAAAGGGCGCAAAGGCCGTCTACCAGAAGCAGAGGGAGGCACTGAAGGAGAAGTATCTCAGGATAGCAGAGGAGGTCGGTGGAGGTGAGTGAGATGGAAGTCATGGCCTCGATAATGAGGGATCACATCTTAGCGCTCCTCAAGGAGGGCAAGCGCGTCGACGGCCGCTCGCTGGAGGACTACCGTGACCTTGAGATAAAGGTAAACGTCATCGAGAAGGCGGAAGGCTCCGCCTGGGTAAAGCTTGGCAACACCCAGGTTCTCGTCGGAATCAAGATAGACATGGGCGAACCGTTCCCTGACCTCCCTGAAAAGGGGGTTATAACCACCAACGTCGAGCTCGTTCCACTTGCGTCGCCGAGCTTCGAGCCTGGCCCGCCAGACGAGAGAGCCATCGAGCTCGCAAGGGTTGTTGACAGGGGCATAAGGGAGAGCGGAGCGGTTGAACTCGAAAAGCTCGTCATAGTTCCTGGCAAGCTCGTCCGCGTCGTCTTCATAGACGTGCACGTGCTCGACCACGACGGCAACTTGCTGGATGCGAGCGGCATTGGTGCCATCGCCGCCCTGCTCAGCGCCAAGATGCCAAATGTCATCTATGACGAGGAAAGTGGAGAGGTGCAGATACTCGACGAGTACGAGCCCCTGCCAGTCAGCAAGATACCGATTCCAGTAACCCTCGCCAAGATAGGGCATAACATCCTCGTTGACCCGAACCTCGACGAGGAGCGCGTTATGGATGGCAGGATAACCATAACCACCGACGAGGACGGCATGATTTCCTCCGTGCAGAAGAGTGAGGGCGGTTCCTTTAAGCTCGAGGAGGTAATGTATGCAGTAGATATTGCCCTCAAGAAGGCCGCCGAGATAAGGGAGAAAGTTCTCGAGGCCGTTAAGGCCGAGTGAGCCTTTTTCTTTTGTCCTTTGGTACCCGTTGGTGTTTACTTTTGCCTACTAGAATTCCCTCATCCTTTGAGTTGCCCTCAAAATTCATCTCTCCTGAATGAGAATGAGTCATGGAGGAGCTCATAACTGAAAACTATCCCGAGTGTTATGATGAAATAAGCTGTGAGCAACTGGTAAAACTGGCTGGAAAATACCCCATCTATCTTCGAGTGCGGAAAAAAGAACCTGCCAATGCAGAGGAGGGTGAAAAATGCGGCCTGCTTTATGAATTCAGTACTCTTTAGGATTTTTGCAAAGGGGATCTTTAAAGGTCATAATAATCACCTGTCTTATTTAATGAACTATATCACCATAGGAATACAACAACATTAATTATTTTATGTGTTTTTCTATAATAAATAGTAAATTAGACCTAGCGCTATAATAAAAAACCTGTTGTCGAATATCTATTGAAAAGATTTTCTCTTAGTTTGGATTGCTTTTCCTTGTGAAAGTTTTCCCTTGTAGCTTTGGCCTCTATCGCCTGCGGCAAGAAGGGTCAGGCGAGTTTCAGAAAGAGATATAAACACCAATGCCCAAATTAATCCAGCCTTACGATTAACTGGGGGGAACAGGTTATGGGATTGTTTGATAGCCTCAAAAAGAAGGACGAAAATATCAAAAGGAAGCCACCCACTGCTATTAAGAAGGAGGTTGCTGCTCCAAGGCGTGACATTGATGTTGTACCCCTTGAGGAGGATGTTCTTGCTAAGGAGCTAGTCAAGCCCCAGGTCAGGTACCTCAAGAAGATCGTCGTCACCAGCTATGCCGACCTCGAGAAGATTTCAGAGGAGCTCCAGAACGGCAACATCGTTTTAGTCGACCTCACCCCGCTCGAGGTCAAGCAGGAGGTTCTTGAGAAGGTCGCGGAGCAGATAAAGGGTATGGTGAGTGCCCTCGGCGGCCAGGCCGCTAAAATCTGCAAGCACGAGATAAAGCTCATTTTAACCCCTGCAGACATAAAGATAGCCAAGTGACGGGGTTTTCTTTTTCCCATACCATGATTTTATAAAGGGCTTAGGGGTTCTATTCTTCGGTGGTGTGAGATGAGTGAGAAGCCTGAGGGAGAGATTCAGGAGGTTCGTCTCGGAGATTGCCCAATCTGTGGGGGCAAGGGCACCCTCAAGGCCCTGCAGTACGTTCACGAGATACCCTACTTCGGCAAGGTCATGGAGTCCACGATAATCTGCGAGCGCTGCGGCTACAGAAACGCCGACGTTATGATACTTGAGGACAGGCCGCCGAAGCTCTACACTGTGAAGGTGGAGAACGAGAAGGACCTCTTCACGCGCGTCGTCAGGAGCAAGAGCGGAACCATAGAGCTCGACGAGATAGGCGTCAAGATAGAGCCCGGCCCGGCCGCGGAAGGCTTTGTCAGCAACGTCGAGGGAGTGATTGAAAGAGTCAGGGAGACTCTCCTCATGGCCAGGGACTTCAGGAAGCAGGAGGGCGACGAGGAAGCCGTTAAGAGGGTTGATGAGATACTCCAGTACCTTGAGGACGTCAGAGAGGGCAAAAAGCCGCTCACAGTTAAAATCATGGACCCCCTCGGCAACAGTGCACTGATAGGTGAGAAGGTCAGGAGCAGGCTCTTAACGCAGGGGGAAATCGAGAGCCTGAGCCTTGGGCCATACGTCATCGTTGATCCGGAGAAGGACGAATCTCAGTTCTCGGAAGAGAATGCCGGCGAAGAAAAGGCTGATTAGAGGTACACTGCCTCCCTTGCCAGGAGGTCCTCGATTAGGGCTTTTACCCATGGCTTTCTCGTTTTCCTGGAGAGATGGATTATGCCTTCCACGTGAATGCCGTAGTGCTCCTTCATTTCTTCTCTGCTCATCGGCTCCTTGAAGAGGAAGGGTCTCTCTATGGTGAAGGCGTAGCCGTAGTCCTTGATGTATTCACCGAGCCACTTCTTCCCGTTCTCGCCGTGGACGAGGGTTAAACCGCTCGTATCCTTTGTCATTTCCCAGAGCGTATCGAGGTCGGCCTTTATGACCTCCCCTACTTCGAAGCCTCCAGCTATAGTGCCTCTCCTCGTCAGCGTCTGCTCCTCGTGAAGGCCGAGCCTCCTTAGCGTGTCCCTCAGCTCGTAGGGGTTTCCGCGCGCTATGTAGA
Coding sequences within:
- a CDS encoding ribosome assembly factor SBDS, with protein sequence MPISVDKAVIARLKTHGEIFEILVDPYLARDFKEGKDVPIEEILATPYVFKDAHKGDKASEHEMEKVFGTSDPYEVAKVILRKGDVQLTADQRRQMLEEKRRYIATIIHRHAVDPRTGFPHPVDRILRAMQEAGVHVDLFKDAEAQVPNIIRAIRPILPLKMEMKVIAVKIPGDYVGKAYGEVRKFGTIKREEWASDGSWMFLIEIPGGVEEEFYEKLNALTKGNAITKLIERKGL
- the psmA gene encoding archaeal proteasome endopeptidase complex subunit alpha; its protein translation is MAFVPPQAGYDRAITVFSPDGRLFQVNYAREAVKRGATAVGVKWKDGVVLAVEKRITSKLIEPSSYEKIFQIDDHIAAAPSGIIADARVLVDRARVEAQVYRLTYGEPVPLTVLVKKICDLKQAHTQYGGVRPFGAALLMAGVNEKPELFETDPSGAYFEWKAVAIGSGRNTAMAIFEEHYSDDFDMEGAVKLAILALAKTLEEPTPDSIEVAYITMEDKRWKKLDKDEVAKYLDEILEEIKEEEVEEKEEDYSELDSNY
- a CDS encoding cell division protein SepF, which translates into the protein MGLFDSLKKKDENIKRKPPTAIKKEVAAPRRDIDVVPLEEDVLAKELVKPQVRYLKKIVVTSYADLEKISEELQNGNIVLVDLTPLEVKQEVLEKVAEQIKGMVSALGGQAAKICKHEIKLILTPADIKIAK
- the rrp4 gene encoding exosome complex RNA-binding protein Rrp4; this translates as MRRIFVKNRELVVPGTLLAQGPFKSGRGTFREGNRIYSTVVGLVEIRNDSIRVIPLEGPYIPEVGDNVIGKIIDVKFSNWMVDIGAPYQASLRVQDAVEERIDILKTDLRKIFDIGDIIYAKIKAYNEINQIDLTTKGMPFKGGPLRGGQIVEITPSKVPRLIGKGGSMINLIKKLTGTRIIVGQNGWVWVSGRNEELEKLAIEAILKVDRESHTQGLTDRVKEFLQSRLMELKEQSVIEEIPQIEEPTAGEGEGE
- a CDS encoding ASCH domain-containing protein is translated as MEHVIALHQVYGELIFRGLKTVELRKSRAFGEGDIVFLYIARGNPYELRDTLRRLGLHEEQTLTRRGTIAGGFEVGEVIKADLDTLWEMTKDTSGLTLVHGENGKKWLGEYIKDYGYAFTIERPFLFKEPMSREEMKEHYGIHVEGIIHLSRKTRKPWVKALIEDLLAREAVYL
- the rrp41 gene encoding exosome complex exonuclease Rrp41, which encodes MMGKPRDLKLIDENGRRVDGRKKYELRPIKMEVGVLKNADGSAYVEWGKNKILAAVYGPREIHPKHLQRPDRAILRVRYNMAPFSVEERKKPGPDRRSVEISRVIRGALEPALILEMFPRTAVDIFIEVLQADAGTRVAGITAASLALADAGIPMRDLVSACAAGKIEGEIVLDLNKEEDNYGEADVPVAIMPLKNDITLLQMDGYLTKDEFVEAVRLAIKGAKAVYQKQREALKEKYLRIAEEVGGGE
- a CDS encoding ZPR1 zinc finger domain-containing protein codes for the protein MSEKPEGEIQEVRLGDCPICGGKGTLKALQYVHEIPYFGKVMESTIICERCGYRNADVMILEDRPPKLYTVKVENEKDLFTRVVRSKSGTIELDEIGVKIEPGPAAEGFVSNVEGVIERVRETLLMARDFRKQEGDEEAVKRVDEILQYLEDVREGKKPLTVKIMDPLGNSALIGEKVRSRLLTQGEIESLSLGPYVIVDPEKDESQFSEENAGEEKAD
- the rrp42 gene encoding exosome complex protein Rrp42, with the protein product MEVMASIMRDHILALLKEGKRVDGRSLEDYRDLEIKVNVIEKAEGSAWVKLGNTQVLVGIKIDMGEPFPDLPEKGVITTNVELVPLASPSFEPGPPDERAIELARVVDRGIRESGAVELEKLVIVPGKLVRVVFIDVHVLDHDGNLLDASGIGAIAALLSAKMPNVIYDEESGEVQILDEYEPLPVSKIPIPVTLAKIGHNILVDPNLDEERVMDGRITITTDEDGMISSVQKSEGGSFKLEEVMYAVDIALKKAAEIREKVLEAVKAE